A DNA window from Porphyromonas gingivalis ATCC 33277 contains the following coding sequences:
- a CDS encoding EpsG family protein — protein sequence MLPYFVLFGFLAVMFLADKYDDRFKPFVFWISGLALVIFSGTRIGMGRDYKIYEYAYQFPDSKTAHNFELIWQWINKAFHSLNLDFHTWLILVSFVTILLMFIGMRKMSKDCIFSIIAFFLIYRGYFETMNSMRQYVAMGIIFASFPLFLSKKYLYFYICIAFSALFHTSALVMMVLFPLSRKRIDNSLLVIGLVVTWILGAVILQPIADFAVTLLPERYGFYIRKEFIPAVSSSGFFQLFLNISALVFLAIRSDLEKKDSQIDQYIFLYVLSILIYNTTISFEVGIRLMFYPFMFIFILIPNAYVFSDKIWQKGVILAILVVFSCFMLKDLSSPAEPYANYKSILF from the coding sequence ATGTTACCTTATTTCGTTTTATTTGGTTTCCTTGCGGTAATGTTCCTTGCAGATAAATATGATGATCGTTTCAAACCCTTCGTCTTTTGGATATCAGGACTTGCTCTTGTAATTTTCTCCGGTACAAGGATCGGGATGGGACGGGATTATAAAATTTACGAATATGCCTATCAATTTCCGGATAGTAAAACAGCCCACAATTTCGAGTTGATATGGCAATGGATCAATAAAGCCTTTCATTCTTTGAACTTGGATTTTCATACATGGCTTATATTGGTATCCTTTGTGACCATTCTCCTGATGTTCATCGGGATGAGAAAGATGTCCAAAGATTGCATCTTTTCTATCATCGCTTTCTTCCTCATATACAGAGGATATTTCGAAACGATGAATTCCATGCGACAATATGTGGCCATGGGCATCATATTTGCGTCGTTCCCATTGTTTTTGTCTAAAAAATATTTGTATTTTTATATCTGTATCGCTTTCTCCGCACTCTTTCATACGAGTGCTTTAGTCATGATGGTACTGTTTCCTCTGTCTCGAAAGCGAATCGACAATTCCTTGTTAGTGATTGGTTTGGTTGTAACATGGATTTTGGGAGCAGTCATTCTTCAACCTATTGCAGATTTTGCGGTTACTCTACTTCCGGAGAGATATGGTTTTTATATCAGAAAGGAGTTTATACCGGCTGTTTCTTCTTCCGGCTTTTTTCAACTTTTCCTCAATATCTCTGCGCTTGTTTTTTTGGCGATAAGGTCTGACCTTGAAAAAAAGGATTCTCAAATTGATCAATATATTTTCCTCTATGTCTTATCGATTCTGATATATAACACAACTATTTCTTTTGAAGTGGGTATCAGGCTTATGTTCTATCCTTTTATGTTCATATTCATATTGATCCCTAATGCTTATGTATTTTCAGATAAAATATGGCAAAAAGGTGTGATTTTGGCCATTTTGGTTGTGTTCTCATGCTTTATGCTTAAGGATCTCAGCAGTCCAGCTGAACCATACGCTAACTATAAGTCTATACTCTTCTGA